Proteins encoded within one genomic window of Armatimonadota bacterium:
- a CDS encoding tyrosine-type recombinase/integrase produces the protein MDIALLAPQASDAWAAMTRLVLDGVFSPHTKRAYSKALHDFFLWYQHSGQMGFRRSTVQAFRAELEALALAPTTINQRLCAIRKLAREAAGNGLLDDPLAESICSVRGVPHSGTRTGRWLDRDQASQLLSFPDATTLKGKRDQALLAVMVGCGLRRSEVSALTWQHIHMVERRWVILDLIGKRNRIRTVPIPSWAKVALDAWCEAAEISDGFLFRSMDKADRLRGTSLSSQAIWSIVTGYGVDLHLEFAPHDLRRTHAKLAHRGGAAVEQIQLCLGHSSLLTTQLYLGLQLDLHNAPCDRLGLG, from the coding sequence ATGGACATCGCCTTGCTCGCTCCCCAGGCCTCGGATGCCTGGGCAGCCATGACCCGCCTAGTCCTGGACGGGGTCTTCTCACCCCACACCAAACGCGCCTACTCCAAGGCGCTCCACGACTTCTTCCTCTGGTATCAGCACTCCGGACAGATGGGATTCCGCCGTTCCACCGTGCAGGCTTTTCGTGCCGAGCTGGAAGCCTTAGCGTTGGCGCCAACAACAATCAATCAGCGGTTGTGCGCCATCCGAAAGCTGGCCCGAGAAGCGGCCGGCAACGGACTCTTGGATGATCCCCTGGCGGAGTCTATCTGCAGCGTCCGGGGCGTTCCGCACAGTGGGACAAGGACTGGGCGGTGGCTCGACCGGGATCAGGCCAGCCAACTCCTGTCGTTTCCAGACGCAACGACGCTCAAAGGGAAACGGGATCAGGCACTGCTTGCGGTGATGGTTGGATGCGGTTTGAGAAGGAGTGAGGTCAGCGCTCTTACTTGGCAACACATTCACATGGTCGAACGAAGATGGGTGATCCTCGACCTGATTGGGAAGAGAAACCGGATCCGGACAGTCCCGATACCATCCTGGGCAAAAGTCGCGTTAGACGCTTGGTGCGAGGCCGCTGAGATATCCGATGGCTTCCTGTTTCGCTCGATGGACAAAGCGGACCGTCTCCGGGGCACAAGCCTGAGCTCCCAGGCTATTTGGAGCATCGTCACGGGCTACGGCGTGGACCTGCATCTAGAATTCGCACCGCACGACTTGCGCCGCACTCACGCCAAACTAGCCCATAGAGGTGGCGCGGCCGTCGAACAGATTCAACTGTGCCTAGGGCACTCCAGCCTGCTAACCACGCAGCTCTACCTGGGACTGCAACTGGACCTCCACAATGCTCCCTGCGACAGGCTTGGGCTAGGGTAG
- a CDS encoding PIN domain-containing protein, giving the protein MGHAKQNVTLVVEEELLLAARKVALDQRTSVNQLVREYLAALVEEPSRRRLARARLKTAFETGIVGSVTGSGAVKTFMTGDKDLCFVDTNVLVYGFDKSSSPKKRVAQRLLTELMEEDRLRVSTQVLQELFVTLTKKVSQSCSSEEALAVLEDLTAWPLMVIDYAAVRAAVGLADQARLSFWDALIVVAAARTGAAVLHTEDLNDGQAILGARICNPFAA; this is encoded by the coding sequence ATGGGACACGCCAAACAGAATGTGACTCTGGTTGTCGAGGAAGAACTACTTCTGGCGGCTCGGAAGGTTGCCCTCGATCAACGAACCAGCGTGAATCAGCTGGTGCGGGAGTATCTGGCGGCGCTGGTGGAAGAGCCAAGCCGAAGACGATTGGCCCGGGCGAGGTTGAAAACGGCTTTCGAAACTGGCATTGTCGGGTCGGTGACCGGAAGTGGAGCCGTGAAGACGTTTATGACCGGTGACAAGGATCTGTGTTTCGTCGACACCAACGTGCTGGTGTACGGCTTCGATAAGAGCAGTTCGCCTAAGAAGCGGGTCGCGCAACGGTTGCTGACCGAATTGATGGAAGAGGACCGGTTGAGAGTGAGCACGCAAGTGCTGCAGGAGCTTTTTGTAACGCTGACCAAGAAAGTGAGCCAGAGTTGCTCGAGCGAGGAGGCCCTGGCCGTCCTGGAAGATCTGACGGCGTGGCCTCTGATGGTGATCGATTATGCGGCGGTTCGAGCGGCGGTTGGGTTGGCTGACCAGGCGAGACTTTCATTCTGGGACGCCCTGATCGTTGTCGCTGCAGCGCGGACCGGGGCGGCGGTGCTCCACACCGAGGACTTAAACGATGGGCAAGCGATTCTAGGCGCTCGAATCTGCAATCCGTTTGCGGCTTGA